From a region of the Verrucomicrobiia bacterium genome:
- a CDS encoding DUF4139 domain-containing protein yields the protein MKLRSLTTIPLTFALAAAALAAPEKQEEGIALTIYNQNFGVVREKRNVDVKEKTGTIRFDDVASQIDGTSVQFKSITDPQATVLEQNYEFDLVSADKLLGKYIDKQIAVLTKDGSRYSGSLLSFDANQLVIRQEGEKAEIVMVQRGDNVKDIQFGALPEGLITKPTLVWKLATEKVGQQLIEVAYQTAGINWQADYNAILNPNDTKLDLGGWVTIHNQSGATYKDAKLKLIAGDVRRAQQPQPMLMAGAMRKMAVENEAGFAEKAFFEYHLYTLGRPATVAQNQTKQIQLLKAADVPVKKVFLYDGAPQYRFYGGLNNDANYGSEEGNKKVNVVVEVKNSKENNLGMALPKGKMRLYKRDEADGSLEFIGEDEIDHTPKDETVKLHIGDAFDIVGERKRTDYKIDVSRHIITESFEIHVRNHKTEPVEVLVKETLYRWNNWEITESNQKWTKYDANTIHFPVKVDKDGEQVITYTVRYTW from the coding sequence ATGAAGCTACGCAGCCTGACGACGATTCCACTGACGTTTGCCCTTGCCGCCGCCGCGCTTGCCGCCCCCGAAAAACAAGAGGAAGGCATTGCGCTGACGATCTACAACCAGAATTTTGGCGTGGTGCGTGAGAAGCGCAATGTGGATGTGAAGGAGAAGACGGGGACGATTCGCTTTGATGATGTGGCGTCACAGATCGATGGGACGAGTGTGCAGTTCAAGTCGATCACGGATCCACAGGCGACGGTGCTGGAGCAGAATTACGAGTTCGATTTGGTGTCCGCCGACAAGCTGCTTGGGAAATACATCGACAAACAGATTGCCGTGCTCACCAAAGATGGGTCGCGGTATTCGGGGAGTTTGTTGAGTTTTGACGCGAACCAGTTGGTGATTCGGCAGGAGGGTGAGAAGGCGGAGATTGTGATGGTCCAGCGCGGCGACAACGTGAAGGACATCCAGTTCGGCGCGCTGCCGGAAGGATTGATCACCAAGCCGACGCTGGTGTGGAAGCTCGCGACGGAGAAGGTGGGCCAGCAACTCATCGAAGTGGCATACCAGACGGCCGGCATCAATTGGCAGGCCGATTACAACGCCATCCTGAATCCCAACGACACGAAGCTTGATCTCGGCGGCTGGGTGACAATCCATAATCAGTCGGGCGCGACGTACAAGGATGCGAAATTAAAGTTGATCGCGGGAGATGTGCGGCGAGCGCAACAGCCGCAACCGATGCTCATGGCGGGCGCGATGCGCAAGATGGCTGTGGAGAATGAGGCGGGTTTCGCGGAGAAGGCGTTCTTTGAGTATCACCTTTACACGTTGGGGCGGCCAGCGACGGTGGCGCAGAACCAGACCAAGCAGATCCAGCTGCTCAAGGCGGCGGACGTGCCGGTGAAGAAGGTATTTCTTTATGACGGCGCGCCGCAGTACCGGTTCTATGGCGGATTGAACAACGACGCCAACTACGGCAGCGAAGAAGGCAATAAGAAGGTCAACGTAGTGGTCGAGGTAAAGAATTCCAAAGAGAACAACCTGGGCATGGCGTTGCCGAAGGGCAAGATGCGGCTCTACAAGCGCGATGAAGCTGACGGGTCGCTGGAGTTCATTGGCGAGGACGAAATCGACCACACGCCGAAAGATGAGACCGTCAAGCTGCACATCGGCGACGCGTTCGACATTGTCGGCGAACGGAAGCGGACGGACTACAAGATTGACGTCAGCCGCCATATTATTACAGAGAGCTTCGAGATCCACGTCCGCAACCACAAGACCGAGCCCGTCGAAGTGCTCGTGAAGGAGACGCTTTATCGCTGGAACAACTGGGAGATCACCGAGTCGAACCAGAAGTGGACGAAGTACGACGCCAACACGATTCACTTTCCCGTGAAGGTGGACAAGGACGGGGAGCAGGTGATTACGTATACGGTGCGGTATACGTGGTAG
- a CDS encoding HAD family hydrolase, producing the protein MRAPKAILFDVGGTVLNEQRYDLEAGVRSVVEQEADVAEICREFRAEVQQSHGVDREVDLPRWLAKRLSLHDDMATLEDTLWSTIATLVPVPGIEDVLRRLKSDRIPVAAISNAPFCGRILEANLETYGLRKYFQFVVSSADVGFRKPAAAIYEAALSRLGVAAEQTWFIGDTLGEDIVGAAKAGLQPIWISQDPVEPGTECPGVRVRDWSEFMNVYEAAIAGKGAMER; encoded by the coding sequence GTGCGCGCTCCGAAGGCCATCTTATTTGACGTCGGAGGAACGGTGCTCAATGAGCAGCGATACGATTTGGAGGCGGGGGTCCGGTCGGTCGTTGAACAGGAGGCCGATGTCGCTGAAATCTGCCGGGAGTTTCGGGCGGAGGTTCAACAGAGCCATGGCGTTGACCGGGAGGTTGATCTGCCGAGGTGGCTGGCGAAGCGACTTTCGCTCCACGATGACATGGCGACACTCGAAGACACGCTGTGGAGCACCATCGCAACGCTGGTTCCGGTTCCGGGGATCGAGGACGTGCTTCGCCGATTGAAAAGTGATCGTATTCCAGTCGCGGCAATTAGTAATGCGCCGTTTTGCGGGCGAATCCTTGAAGCCAACCTTGAGACGTATGGTTTGCGGAAGTACTTCCAGTTTGTGGTGTCCAGCGCCGATGTTGGATTCCGCAAGCCTGCGGCCGCGATCTATGAGGCCGCGCTGTCACGACTGGGAGTTGCGGCGGAGCAAACGTGGTTTATTGGAGACACGTTGGGCGAAGATATTGTCGGTGCGGCGAAAGCGGGTCTTCAGCCCATTTGGATTTCCCAGGATCCGGTGGAACCGGGCACCGAGTGTCCTGGCGTTCGAGTTCGCGATTGGAGTGAGTTTATGAATGTTTACGAAGCGGCGATCGCTGGTAAAGGCGCCATGGAACGTTAA
- a CDS encoding DUF1559 domain-containing protein: MKRSTKDSIGFTLIELLVVIAIIGILAAMLLPALTMAREKGRRAVCLNNLKEIGLGIAMYSDVYNGRMPQDLASNPTLAGSYNLLSNVITSAKVFACPSDTAAKSQTVYPLTNSAAGMSISYSYSVGLIWQDQPDSIVALDRMGKSVTAAGYSKGARWSASIAPGAPHKDAGGSVLYNDGHVAWANSLPSTAGTNDSPNGSVLVAEP; this comes from the coding sequence ATGAAACGCTCCACGAAGGACAGTATCGGGTTCACCCTCATCGAACTGTTGGTTGTTATTGCGATCATTGGGATTCTGGCGGCGATGCTGTTGCCCGCGCTCACGATGGCCCGCGAAAAAGGGCGGCGCGCGGTCTGCCTGAACAACCTCAAGGAAATCGGGCTGGGGATCGCGATGTACTCGGATGTTTACAATGGCCGGATGCCCCAGGACCTCGCCAGCAATCCCACATTGGCGGGCTCGTACAACCTGTTGAGCAACGTCATCACCTCGGCCAAGGTTTTCGCCTGCCCGAGCGATACTGCGGCGAAGTCCCAGACTGTCTATCCGTTGACGAACTCGGCGGCCGGCATGTCGATCAGTTATTCGTATTCGGTTGGCTTGATCTGGCAGGACCAGCCGGATTCGATCGTCGCGCTGGATCGGATGGGCAAGTCGGTGACCGCGGCCGGGTACTCGAAGGGCGCGCGATGGTCCGCCAGTATTGCCCCGGGCGCACCCCACAAAGACGCCGGCGGGAGTGTGCTTTACAACGACGGGCATGTGGCGTGGGCGAACAGCCTGCCGTCGACGGCGGGTACGAATGACAGTCCCAATGGCAGCGTGTTGGTTGCGGAACCGTAG
- a CDS encoding nuclear transport factor 2 family protein has translation MALALPRPVATYLAAVKARDADMLDLCFADDAVVHDEDRDHRGLDAIKSWKRETEAKYRYVVEPLDAALEGNIVRLRARLTGDFPGSPVELDYIFTVANDKIISLEIE, from the coding sequence ATGGCACTAGCATTGCCCAGGCCGGTCGCCACCTATCTGGCGGCGGTGAAAGCCAGGGATGCGGACATGCTGGATCTCTGCTTTGCGGACGATGCGGTGGTGCATGACGAAGACCGCGACCATCGTGGGCTGGATGCCATCAAGTCCTGGAAGCGGGAGACCGAGGCAAAATATCGGTATGTTGTGGAACCTCTCGATGCCGCGTTGGAAGGGAACATCGTGAGACTCCGCGCGCGGTTGACCGGCGACTTCCCCGGGAGCCCGGTTGAACTCGATTACATATTCACCGTCGCGAACGACAAGATCATCTCGCTGGAAATTGAATGA
- a CDS encoding DUF1059 domain-containing protein yields the protein MAINQPEAVMAKSMKCSDVGVACDFEARAETEAELMKKLQEHARTAHGFKDIPPELVAKVKAAIKDVK from the coding sequence ATGGCAATCAACCAACCGGAGGCAGTCATGGCGAAGAGCATGAAATGTTCGGATGTGGGCGTGGCGTGTGATTTTGAGGCGCGCGCGGAGACCGAAGCGGAGTTGATGAAGAAATTGCAGGAACACGCGCGGACGGCGCACGGGTTCAAGGATATTCCTCCCGAATTGGTGGCGAAGGTGAAGGCTGCCATCAAAGACGTGAAGTAG
- a CDS encoding VOC family protein, whose product MKLNAYLMFQGQCAEAFDFYAKCLGGKIAMKMTYGESPAAGQSAPDWKNKIIHERLTVGDQTLMGSDAPADRFEKPQGFSVSIGVDSPAEAERIYKGLSEGAEICMELQETFWAQRFGMLVDKFGTPWMINCEKEM is encoded by the coding sequence ATGAAATTGAATGCTTATCTTATGTTCCAGGGACAATGCGCGGAGGCGTTTGACTTTTATGCGAAGTGTTTGGGCGGGAAGATCGCGATGAAGATGACGTATGGCGAATCGCCGGCGGCCGGACAGTCGGCGCCCGATTGGAAGAACAAGATCATTCACGAGCGGCTGACGGTGGGCGATCAAACGCTCATGGGTTCGGACGCGCCGGCGGACCGGTTTGAGAAGCCGCAGGGATTTTCGGTGTCGATCGGCGTGGATTCTCCAGCGGAAGCCGAACGGATTTACAAAGGGCTGTCGGAAGGGGCCGAGATTTGCATGGAGCTGCAGGAGACATTCTGGGCGCAACGGTTCGGGATGCTTGTTGATAAATTCGGCACGCCGTGGATGATTAATTGCGAGAAGGAGATGTAG
- a CDS encoding SRPBCC family protein: MPNTVRLHRVLRASPERVYRAFLDADAMAKWLPPNGFTGKVHQLDARVGGRHRMSFTNFTSGKSHSFGGEYLELVPHERLRYTDVFDDPNLPGEMHVTVSLKKVSVGTELSIVQEGIPDVIPVEACYLGWQESLVLLGKLVEAEIPD; this comes from the coding sequence ATGCCTAACACAGTCCGACTTCATCGCGTGCTGCGGGCATCGCCCGAGCGGGTCTATCGCGCGTTTCTGGATGCCGACGCCATGGCCAAATGGCTACCGCCCAATGGATTCACCGGAAAGGTCCATCAGCTGGATGCGCGTGTCGGTGGGCGGCATAGAATGTCGTTCACCAATTTCACTTCCGGCAAAAGCCACTCCTTCGGCGGCGAATACCTTGAACTCGTCCCGCACGAGCGCCTTCGCTACACCGATGTCTTCGATGATCCAAATTTGCCCGGCGAAATGCATGTCACCGTGAGCTTGAAAAAAGTTTCGGTGGGCACGGAACTCAGCATCGTGCAGGAAGGAATCCCGGATGTCATCCCTGTCGAAGCGTGTTATCTGGGCTGGCAGGAATCGCTCGTGCTGCTGGGCAAGCTGGTGGAGGCGGAAATCCCGGATTAA
- a CDS encoding pirin family protein, producing MSIRPVHKLIKSKPTMEGAGVHLRRAFGFGNTTDFDPFLLLDDFRNDIPADYLAGFPWHPHRGIETITYVLAGNVEHADSIGNHGSIEAGDIQWMTAGRGIIHQEMPKGDQAGRMHGFQLWANLPSSLKMTAPHYQEVKAPEIAVATEDDGTQARIICGQFWGKKGPVTGIAADPIYLDVTVPPGKRKRLPVDTSRNAFAYVFAGSGKFCNASGPLAVPTESVNWLDTAPPAEAEDRSLILFDSGDEVVVQAGDQGIRFLLVSGKPLKEPVAWYGPIVMNTQEQLRKAFDQLNEGTFLETEEPKK from the coding sequence ATGTCCATTCGACCCGTCCACAAACTCATCAAATCCAAGCCTACTATGGAAGGCGCGGGTGTCCATCTCCGCCGCGCGTTCGGCTTCGGCAACACCACCGACTTCGACCCCTTCCTGTTGTTGGACGATTTCCGCAACGACATCCCCGCCGATTACCTCGCCGGTTTCCCCTGGCATCCCCATCGCGGCATCGAGACCATCACCTACGTCCTCGCCGGCAACGTCGAACACGCCGACAGCATCGGCAACCACGGCTCCATCGAAGCGGGCGACATCCAGTGGATGACCGCCGGCCGCGGCATTATCCACCAGGAAATGCCCAAGGGCGACCAAGCGGGTCGCATGCACGGCTTCCAGTTGTGGGCCAACCTCCCCTCCTCGCTCAAGATGACCGCCCCGCATTACCAGGAAGTCAAGGCGCCCGAAATCGCCGTCGCCACCGAAGACGATGGCACCCAGGCCCGCATCATCTGCGGCCAGTTCTGGGGCAAAAAAGGTCCCGTCACCGGCATCGCCGCCGACCCGATCTACCTCGACGTCACCGTCCCGCCCGGCAAACGCAAACGCCTCCCCGTCGACACCTCCCGCAACGCCTTCGCCTACGTCTTCGCCGGCTCCGGCAAATTCTGCAACGCCTCCGGCCCCCTCGCCGTCCCCACCGAAAGCGTCAACTGGCTCGACACCGCCCCACCCGCCGAAGCCGAAGACCGCAGCCTGATCCTCTTCGACAGCGGCGACGAAGTAGTAGTCCAAGCCGGCGACCAAGGCATCCGCTTCTTGTTGGTTTCAGGAAAGCCGTTGAAAGAGCCGGTCGCCTGGTACGGCCCCATCGTCATGAACACGCAGGAACAGTTGCGGAAGGCGTTTGATCAGTTGAACGAGGGTACATTCTTGGAAACAGAAGAGCCGAAAAAATAG
- a CDS encoding right-handed parallel beta-helix repeat-containing protein codes for MTISAKGVLGVSLATLLLSSSSLPQAQAATKFVANNGIDSSVCGTTAATACRSIGQAIANAFDGDVIVVGPGRYGDLNDDGAFTDPGDETFPGACGCMIQVNKSVTIISRDGAASTILDAAGNGVNVVSISSTGAVFGVLKRGFTLIGGDNGVVVESSANNVLVDGNTANGNGTDGFQDLGTDSVFFKNVSTENGNDGFNVLGTAPALLNNLATVNINHGFELQTTDAFVRANVSTANSANGFHIRGANDSSRLTGNIADSNLGDGFRLRSATNILLFANSTVGNHNFGINLSNLSTNIVIQKNNIFGNAVPAGSPNCGLVNNTPSDIDARFNFWGAASGPGPTEPSDNICDQSTGVTDTSLPSTKEFKIKPGAP; via the coding sequence ATGACGATTTCCGCCAAAGGTGTATTGGGAGTTTCACTGGCCACACTGTTGCTTTCTTCCTCGTCACTGCCACAAGCTCAGGCCGCGACCAAATTCGTTGCGAATAACGGCATCGATAGCTCCGTTTGCGGGACTACGGCCGCCACCGCCTGCCGTTCCATCGGCCAGGCCATTGCCAATGCGTTCGATGGCGACGTGATCGTCGTCGGCCCCGGCCGTTACGGCGATCTCAATGACGACGGCGCGTTCACCGATCCGGGTGACGAAACTTTTCCGGGTGCCTGCGGCTGTATGATTCAGGTCAACAAATCCGTCACCATCATCTCGCGCGACGGCGCGGCGTCGACCATCCTTGACGCGGCCGGCAACGGCGTTAATGTCGTCTCCATTTCCTCCACGGGCGCCGTCTTTGGCGTGCTGAAAAGGGGATTCACTCTCATCGGTGGCGACAACGGCGTGGTCGTCGAATCCTCTGCCAACAACGTGCTGGTCGACGGCAACACCGCCAATGGCAACGGCACCGACGGGTTTCAGGATCTGGGGACGGACTCGGTGTTCTTCAAGAATGTCTCCACCGAAAATGGTAACGATGGCTTTAACGTGCTGGGAACAGCGCCCGCGCTGCTGAACAACCTCGCCACCGTCAATATCAATCACGGGTTCGAACTGCAAACCACCGATGCTTTCGTCCGCGCCAACGTCTCGACGGCAAACAGCGCGAACGGCTTCCATATCCGTGGCGCCAATGACTCCTCCAGGCTGACGGGCAACATCGCCGACAGCAATCTGGGCGACGGTTTTCGCCTCCGCAGCGCGACCAACATCCTCTTGTTCGCCAATTCCACCGTGGGCAACCATAATTTTGGCATCAACCTGTCCAACCTGAGCACCAACATCGTGATCCAGAAAAACAACATCTTCGGCAACGCTGTCCCCGCCGGCTCACCCAACTGTGGTCTGGTCAACAACACCCCGTCCGATATCGACGCCCGATTCAATTTCTGGGGCGCGGCTTCCGGGCCAGGCCCGACCGAGCCATCCGACAACATCTGCGACCAGAGCACCGGCGTTACCGACACCAGCTTACCCTCCACCAAGGAATTCAAAATCAAACCCGGCGCGCCGTAA
- a CDS encoding zinc ribbon domain-containing protein — translation MKATSIQRYAVFFLFLWGIMAQAETSAPPKKVDLSDLIHETQKSGKIPGVITLVWWVPEEFWRVSLSSGGKMTPEATERMLQVFRPYTMVGIVDGTIGPFGAVTYTSNEEARAAIQLQDTRGHAYPPLDDDVLSADVKNFLQIMKPLLTNMMGSMGKNFHFFLFPAEDFKGRALADPKSEGSLTIAYKGKDYKWRLPLASLLPTKTCPKCLEQLPGNYKFCPWDGAPLPEAAK, via the coding sequence ATGAAAGCGACCTCTATTCAGCGGTACGCGGTTTTCTTCCTGTTTCTCTGGGGAATCATGGCGCAAGCAGAAACGAGTGCTCCGCCGAAGAAGGTCGATCTGTCGGATTTGATTCATGAGACGCAAAAGTCGGGGAAGATACCCGGGGTCATCACCCTCGTCTGGTGGGTACCCGAGGAATTCTGGCGTGTTTCGCTGTCATCCGGCGGGAAGATGACGCCGGAAGCAACGGAACGAATGTTGCAGGTGTTCCGTCCGTATACGATGGTCGGCATTGTGGACGGAACGATTGGACCGTTTGGCGCGGTGACATATACTTCCAATGAAGAAGCACGGGCAGCCATCCAACTTCAAGATACTCGCGGCCACGCATACCCGCCGTTGGATGACGACGTCCTGAGCGCCGATGTGAAGAATTTTCTTCAGATCATGAAGCCCTTGCTCACCAATATGATGGGGTCGATGGGTAAGAACTTCCATTTCTTTCTCTTCCCCGCGGAGGACTTCAAAGGCCGAGCGCTAGCTGACCCGAAGAGCGAAGGTTCGTTGACCATTGCCTATAAGGGGAAAGATTATAAATGGCGTTTACCCTTGGCGTCGCTCCTGCCAACAAAAACCTGCCCGAAATGTTTGGAACAACTACCAGGCAACTATAAATTCTGTCCGTGGGATGGAGCGCCGCTTCCGGAGGCCGCGAAGTAG
- a CDS encoding HAD family hydrolase: MGSFRPELRVGEANDGQRSALEFLQRCGFITAPMKIKGVIFDMDGTITAPYFDFTTIKEEAGIGDVDMLDYLATATGVEYARVQAVMTKFEDAGVAEAKLNHGARELLDELVRRGMPTALLTRNTRRSVDGVCRKLNLKFDITVTREDGPHKPAPEPIWEIARRWDAEPGEVLMVGDYKWDVLCAKNAGAPSAMLTNGEPVPDWASDATYIITTLAEVIEIIEGKKR, translated from the coding sequence ATGGGTTCGTTTCGACCGGAATTGAGAGTTGGCGAAGCGAACGACGGACAGCGTTCGGCATTGGAATTCCTGCAGAGGTGTGGTTTCATCACGGCTCCGATGAAGATCAAGGGCGTTATATTTGATATGGATGGCACGATCACGGCGCCGTACTTCGACTTTACAACTATCAAGGAGGAGGCGGGGATCGGCGACGTGGACATGCTGGACTATTTGGCGACGGCCACCGGGGTGGAATACGCGCGGGTGCAGGCGGTGATGACGAAGTTCGAGGACGCGGGCGTGGCGGAGGCGAAGTTGAACCACGGGGCGCGGGAGTTGTTGGACGAGCTGGTGCGGCGGGGGATGCCGACGGCGTTGTTGACGCGCAATACGCGGCGGTCGGTGGACGGGGTCTGTCGGAAATTGAACCTGAAGTTCGACATCACTGTCACAAGGGAGGACGGCCCGCACAAGCCCGCGCCCGAGCCGATCTGGGAGATCGCGCGGCGTTGGGACGCGGAACCGGGTGAGGTGTTGATGGTCGGCGATTACAAGTGGGACGTGCTCTGCGCGAAGAACGCGGGTGCGCCCAGCGCGATGCTGACGAACGGTGAGCCGGTGCCCGATTGGGCCAGCGACGCCACGTACATCATTACGACATTGGCGGAAGTGATCGAGATAATTGAAGGGAAGAAGCGATGA
- the cutA gene encoding divalent cation tolerance protein CutA, which translates to MTNAVVGLVTCSSRTEARKVAKAVLKKKLAACVNIIGGLESHYWWRGKLETARECLLLIKTTRARVGGVTSAVKAAHSYEVPEVIFLPVVAGERNYLNWLRSSIVKVAVVLLLLASVGTVYADRIDDLVKQLGSTNDEERADAADALSHIGGTRVEKQFREMLTSSSPEKRQVAVIGLLQVSDAAEDLERAHAVLKDDNSIVRWSAVAALQTSGRAEAIPWLEEVEKSDKTDSVREAATEALGKLRSSIQWLRSLPDAEKQARQLKKPILAYFFLRDSEFCQKLEEGLLADKAVIDVAEEFVCVRIDAAKQGDDARKLDVRGAPTILLLDGGGNEMSRVAGLVEKDQLLAKLDEAKRSKLTFREARRLAMKSPEDVQANWKVAETYLEEGREDLAEPHLRNVIEHDEQNQYGYTDKAIFALGFALGKRGEYAQAAYSFEKLLERWPAYKDKDKALYCLGLSQLAVGQKEKGRARLEQLLREFPNNSVAKSAQAALDKLKAKEGNNEKGN; encoded by the coding sequence ATGACAAATGCTGTGGTGGGGTTGGTGACCTGCTCCTCGCGGACGGAAGCGCGCAAGGTGGCCAAGGCAGTTTTGAAGAAGAAGCTGGCGGCGTGCGTCAACATCATCGGCGGCCTGGAATCGCATTACTGGTGGCGGGGCAAACTGGAAACCGCGCGCGAGTGTTTGCTGCTCATCAAGACCACGCGGGCGCGGGTCGGCGGTGTCACAAGTGCGGTCAAGGCCGCACATAGTTATGAGGTGCCTGAGGTGATCTTTTTACCGGTGGTTGCGGGCGAGCGGAATTATTTGAATTGGCTGCGCTCATCGATTGTAAAAGTCGCAGTGGTTTTGCTTCTGTTGGCGTCGGTCGGCACTGTGTACGCCGATCGCATCGATGACCTGGTGAAGCAACTGGGGAGCACGAATGACGAGGAGCGGGCTGACGCTGCGGATGCGCTCTCACATATCGGCGGCACGCGGGTAGAGAAACAGTTTCGCGAAATGTTGACATCGTCGAGTCCCGAGAAGCGGCAGGTGGCGGTGATTGGTTTGTTGCAGGTGAGTGATGCGGCGGAAGACCTCGAACGAGCGCACGCGGTGTTGAAGGACGACAACTCTATCGTGCGTTGGTCCGCCGTGGCGGCCTTGCAGACGAGCGGGCGGGCCGAGGCCATTCCGTGGCTGGAGGAGGTCGAGAAATCCGACAAGACGGATTCCGTCCGCGAGGCCGCGACGGAGGCACTGGGGAAATTGCGGTCGAGCATCCAATGGTTGCGGTCGTTGCCCGACGCGGAGAAGCAGGCGCGGCAGTTGAAGAAGCCGATTCTCGCTTACTTTTTCCTGCGGGATTCGGAGTTCTGCCAGAAATTGGAGGAAGGTTTGTTGGCGGACAAGGCGGTCATCGACGTGGCGGAGGAATTCGTGTGCGTGCGGATCGATGCGGCCAAGCAGGGGGACGACGCCCGCAAGCTGGACGTGCGCGGCGCGCCGACGATCCTGTTGTTGGATGGCGGGGGAAATGAAATGTCGCGGGTAGCGGGGTTGGTCGAGAAAGATCAGTTGCTGGCCAAGCTGGATGAGGCCAAGCGCAGCAAGTTGACCTTCCGCGAGGCGCGACGGCTGGCCATGAAGAGCCCAGAGGACGTGCAAGCGAACTGGAAGGTGGCCGAGACGTATTTGGAAGAAGGGCGGGAGGACTTGGCGGAGCCACATCTGCGCAACGTCATCGAGCACGATGAGCAGAATCAATATGGGTACACGGACAAAGCGATATTTGCGCTGGGCTTCGCCCTCGGCAAGCGCGGCGAATACGCGCAAGCGGCGTACAGTTTCGAGAAGCTTTTGGAGCGCTGGCCAGCATACAAGGACAAGGACAAGGCCTTGTATTGTCTGGGCTTGAGCCAGTTGGCGGTGGGGCAGAAGGAGAAAGGGCGGGCGCGGTTGGAGCAGCTGTTGCGGGAGTTTCCCAACAACTCCGTCGCCAAGAGCGCACAGGCGGCCCTGGATAAACTGAAGGCGAAGGAGGGGAATAATGAAAAGGGCAATTGA
- a CDS encoding tetratricopeptide repeat protein: MKRAIEGFLIAIVLAAAPLTRARAAESGTQETSAIAEATKYFDRANKFVEAGSLPRAKLEYEKAIKLYPKYLDAYYNLAVVCEKLGEKGGAIDQYKRYLEIKPDDADVWNQVGVLYDETGSKKEGRNAYQKALAINPKYGRAHHNLGVLLKEEGDLKGAEQHLATFVKLEEEAGRPNGDAYYSLGILYLQELRDKDAKLLLQKAIDIDPSVPHFNNAMGDTYLLEKRPDESIVYYKKAIEKDPKYALAYSGLGDAYAQLKERDKALTAYRKALELRPDYALVYYKLGLFYEDNNPTEAIKNFEKYLQSGRTIEYRDEVAAKIEALKLTLKP; this comes from the coding sequence ATGAAAAGGGCAATTGAAGGGTTCCTGATCGCGATTGTGCTGGCGGCGGCGCCGTTGACGCGGGCGCGGGCGGCGGAGAGCGGGACGCAGGAGACCAGCGCGATCGCCGAGGCCACCAAGTACTTTGATCGAGCCAATAAATTCGTCGAGGCCGGTTCGCTGCCGCGCGCGAAGCTGGAGTACGAAAAAGCGATCAAACTCTACCCCAAATACCTGGACGCTTATTATAACCTCGCGGTTGTCTGTGAGAAGCTGGGGGAAAAGGGCGGGGCGATTGACCAGTACAAGCGGTATCTGGAGATCAAGCCGGACGATGCGGACGTTTGGAACCAGGTTGGGGTGCTTTACGATGAGACCGGCAGCAAGAAGGAAGGGCGGAATGCTTATCAGAAAGCGCTGGCCATCAATCCGAAATACGGGCGCGCGCACCACAACCTCGGCGTGTTGTTGAAAGAGGAGGGTGATCTCAAGGGGGCCGAGCAGCATCTTGCGACGTTCGTGAAACTCGAAGAGGAAGCCGGACGTCCAAACGGCGACGCCTACTACAGTCTCGGCATTCTCTATCTGCAGGAATTGCGTGACAAGGACGCGAAGCTGCTGTTGCAAAAGGCGATCGACATCGACCCGAGCGTTCCACATTTCAACAATGCAATGGGTGACACGTATCTGTTGGAAAAGCGGCCCGATGAGTCGATTGTCTATTACAAGAAGGCCATCGAGAAGGACCCGAAATACGCGTTGGCTTACAGCGGGCTCGGGGACGCCTACGCGCAACTCAAGGAACGCGACAAAGCGTTGACTGCGTACCGCAAAGCGCTGGAATTGCGGCCGGATTACGCGCTGGTGTATTACAAACTCGGTCTTTTCTACGAGGACAACAATCCAACCGAGGCGATAAAAAACTTTGAAAAGTACCTGCAATCTGGTAGGACTATTGAGTACCGAGATGAAGTCGCCGCGAAAATTGAAGCACTGAAACTGACACTCAAGCCTTAA
- a CDS encoding small basic protein — MSQHQSLKGANKIQARRNVLKRFERVEILKKQGRWKGGDRVFGLPKTKPE, encoded by the coding sequence ATGTCACAACATCAAAGTCTCAAAGGGGCCAACAAAATCCAGGCGCGCCGCAACGTTCTCAAACGGTTCGAGCGCGTGGAGATCCTCAAGAAGCAGGGGCGCTGGAAGGGCGGCGATCGCGTTTTCGGGCTGCCCAAAACCAAGCCGGAGTAG